The following coding sequences are from one Epilithonimonas vandammei window:
- a CDS encoding DUF2797 domain-containing protein yields MQFSGQILKMISQNGKPIQYYLNLKNDLINMNQLFGKNIYIKHIGYQCVNCGNDEKIYRMGFCKKCFFESPYASDTIIRPELSTAHLGIAERDLDVEKEIQLVPHIVYLAYTGDVKVGVTRESQIPTRWIDQGATFALPIAVTENRYEAGMIELELKKHIADKTNPKKMLLDDYEDTLDLIDFRNKIAEYFPNDFKKFAVTEDNVVRLDFPYEKPEKINVFTLDKKPEFSGVLKGIKGQYLYFEGGDFINVRGHEGYVAELVV; encoded by the coding sequence ATGCAATTCTCCGGACAGATCCTAAAAATGATTTCCCAAAACGGAAAACCGATCCAATATTACCTGAACCTGAAAAATGATCTCATTAATATGAATCAGCTTTTTGGAAAAAACATCTATATAAAGCATATTGGCTATCAATGTGTGAACTGTGGTAATGATGAGAAGATCTACAGAATGGGATTTTGCAAAAAATGTTTTTTCGAAAGTCCCTATGCTAGTGATACCATTATCCGCCCGGAATTATCTACCGCCCATCTTGGTATTGCCGAAAGAGATTTGGATGTGGAAAAAGAAATTCAGCTGGTTCCACATATTGTTTATCTTGCTTACACGGGTGATGTGAAGGTTGGCGTCACAAGAGAATCTCAAATCCCAACAAGATGGATTGACCAAGGTGCAACTTTCGCTTTGCCAATAGCGGTTACAGAAAACCGTTACGAAGCCGGAATGATAGAACTAGAGCTGAAAAAACATATTGCTGATAAAACCAATCCAAAGAAAATGCTTCTGGATGATTATGAAGACACACTTGATTTGATTGATTTTCGAAATAAAATTGCCGAATATTTTCCTAATGATTTCAAGAAGTTTGCAGTAACTGAGGATAATGTGGTAAGATTGGATTTTCCTTATGAAAAGCCGGAAAAAATCAACGTATTTACATTAGATAAAAAGCCAGAGTTCAGTGGAGTTCTTAAAGGAATCAAAGGGCAATATCTCTATTTTGAAGGCGGAGATTTCATCAATGTACGTGGCCACGAAGGTTATGTGGCAGAATTGGTAGTGTAA
- a CDS encoding DUF2795 domain-containing protein, which yields MYWTLELASYLSDAPWPMTKAELIDYAIRTGAPMEVVENLQAIEDEGEIYDSIEEVWSDYPTDEDFLWNEDEY from the coding sequence ATGTATTGGACATTAGAATTAGCATCATATCTAAGTGACGCACCTTGGCCGATGACCAAGGCAGAATTAATCGATTACGCAATCAGAACAGGAGCACCTATGGAAGTGGTGGAAAACCTGCAGGCCATAGAGGACGAGGGAGAGATCTACGATTCCATAGAAGAAGTATGGTCAGACTATCCAACGGACGAAGATTTCCTTTGGAACGAAGACGAATATTAA
- a CDS encoding GDP-mannose 4,6-dehydratase has protein sequence MNYLITGGCGFIGSHLVEHLLKSGHSVINIDNFDNFYDYRIKIRNTLDSTGHTSSFKFTNKEDDINLVISTSKSENYKLYYQDIKDKDGLKTIFKNHKIDFIIHLAALAGVRPSIENPLDYEAVNIRGTQNLWELCKEFGIHKFIYASSSSVYGNSDKVPFSETDNVDRPISPYAATKKAGELLGHVYHHLYNIDMIHLRFFTVYGPRQRPDLAIHKFTKLILDDDEIPFYGNGSTARDYTYIDDIIDGILKSVLYLESRAKVFEIINLGENEVVTLSEMLSELEKALGKSANKKMLPMQAGDVLKTNADITKAKTLIGYEPTTNFQNGIKKFVEWFLGNRINNS, from the coding sequence ATGAACTATCTGATAACTGGGGGATGCGGATTTATCGGTTCGCATCTAGTAGAACACCTGTTGAAAAGTGGACATTCTGTCATTAACATTGACAATTTTGATAATTTTTATGATTACAGGATAAAAATTAGAAACACATTAGATTCCACAGGACATACTTCATCTTTTAAGTTCACGAATAAAGAAGACGATATTAACCTAGTAATAAGCACCTCTAAATCTGAAAACTACAAACTCTACTATCAAGATATAAAAGACAAGGACGGGCTCAAAACCATATTTAAAAATCACAAAATTGACTTTATTATTCACCTTGCAGCTCTTGCCGGTGTGCGTCCATCTATAGAGAATCCTTTGGATTATGAAGCGGTTAATATCCGCGGCACCCAAAACCTTTGGGAACTTTGTAAAGAATTCGGTATTCATAAATTTATTTACGCGTCATCATCAAGTGTTTACGGAAATAGTGATAAAGTTCCTTTTTCGGAAACGGATAATGTGGACAGACCTATCTCACCTTACGCTGCGACTAAAAAAGCAGGCGAATTACTAGGTCACGTTTACCATCATCTTTATAATATCGATATGATACATCTTCGGTTTTTTACGGTTTACGGACCAAGACAAAGGCCAGACCTTGCCATTCATAAGTTTACAAAATTAATCCTTGATGATGATGAAATTCCTTTTTACGGAAACGGATCTACAGCCCGAGATTATACATATATTGATGATATTATAGATGGTATTCTGAAATCTGTACTCTATCTGGAAAGCCGTGCAAAAGTGTTTGAAATAATTAATCTGGGCGAAAATGAAGTGGTAACCTTGTCAGAAATGCTATCAGAATTAGAAAAAGCCTTGGGCAAATCTGCCAATAAAAAAATGTTGCCGATGCAGGCAGGTGACGTCCTGAAAACCAACGCGGATATCACAAAAGCCAAAACACTCATTGGATACGAACCAACTACAAACTTCCAAAATGGCATAAAAAAATTTGTGGAATGGTTTTTGGGAAACCGCATAAATAATAGCTGA
- a CDS encoding DUF748 domain-containing protein, translated as MKKTLKISLIVLGSLLALTLVANIGLSLWLKYKLPDYLKNKTPYQITYKSLNVEILSGNIAADDIIIRTKQPNNTQVTMLYGSLDGLNISRLGVIEFLKNKRLEASSVKLIRPNITVRLAEPKNKSSEKEPLPFTIKNIEIDNGNLEIKKSDQTQLFSAKDLNLNIKNLSLNENQDELPFALDSYEITAKNFFVRLGKVYSVTATSIKTKDGKLDVSDFVLKSLLDFKNWERNFKSQKSLFQIKSKQLVFEKLIFSKTKLSLKNAMLQSPDFVIHNRDSKVIKTNKKKAEFDLDFQNVDIIDGKLSILKATGARSFSIAKFNANVRNFLMDSETSKNKIPFSYQDYKLTGNQLFYDAGKYYTIDLSSFGMTPQNIDCKVFNLNPKYSRAEFVKMIPMENDLFDISASRIQFLGLKWSYDQDQPDIHIKNIKLNEVDANIFRSKIPKDNPKEKLLYSKLLRNIKFPLLVDNLNLINSRLVYEEDKPDANGPGKVIFSNFNMNVKNLNSNKKKGADTKVPIAINCQFMEVSPMKVNWNFDTANLRDQFTFSGYINNLPAHDINPFIQPYMNITATGLITSLNFDFKGNNDLMNGKFRIAHKDLKVNVLDQKTKEKKKFLSAVVNMIVRKDSKPFPESVDVYVERNKERSFFNLFWKGIEDGLKKTLVSINVDKVKKNVEEVKKTVKETKTKIKKAKENISKTVK; from the coding sequence ATGAAAAAAACTCTAAAAATTTCGCTCATTGTATTAGGAAGTCTTTTAGCATTAACTCTAGTTGCCAATATCGGTCTAAGTCTTTGGCTGAAGTATAAACTTCCGGACTATCTTAAAAACAAAACACCTTATCAGATTACCTATAAATCTTTGAATGTTGAAATCTTGAGCGGAAATATTGCTGCAGATGATATCATCATAAGAACAAAACAGCCAAATAACACTCAAGTTACAATGTTGTATGGCTCTCTGGATGGTCTCAATATCAGTAGATTAGGTGTCATAGAATTTCTTAAAAATAAAAGGCTGGAAGCTAGTTCTGTAAAGCTTATTAGACCTAACATTACTGTCAGACTTGCCGAACCAAAAAATAAATCTTCAGAAAAAGAGCCCCTTCCCTTTACAATAAAAAATATTGAGATAGATAATGGCAATCTTGAGATAAAAAAGTCAGATCAAACCCAATTGTTTTCAGCTAAAGATCTCAACCTTAATATTAAAAATCTGAGTCTTAATGAAAATCAGGATGAGTTGCCTTTTGCCTTAGACAGTTATGAAATTACTGCAAAAAATTTCTTTGTCCGGCTTGGAAAAGTTTATTCAGTTACCGCAACATCTATTAAAACAAAGGACGGAAAACTGGATGTATCTGATTTTGTCTTAAAATCTTTACTTGATTTCAAAAATTGGGAAAGAAACTTCAAAAGCCAAAAAAGCCTTTTCCAGATCAAAAGCAAGCAGCTAGTTTTTGAAAAGCTTATTTTCAGCAAAACAAAACTCAGTCTGAAAAATGCAATGCTGCAAAGCCCCGACTTTGTTATTCATAACAGAGATAGCAAAGTGATTAAAACCAATAAAAAGAAAGCTGAATTTGATCTTGATTTCCAGAATGTTGATATTATTGATGGAAAATTATCTATTTTGAAAGCTACTGGAGCACGCTCTTTTTCTATTGCTAAGTTTAACGCTAATGTCAGAAATTTTCTGATGGATTCCGAAACGTCAAAAAATAAAATACCGTTTTCTTATCAGGATTATAAACTGACCGGAAATCAGCTTTTTTATGATGCAGGAAAATATTATACGATTGATTTGTCAAGCTTTGGGATGACTCCGCAGAATATTGATTGTAAAGTATTTAACTTGAATCCAAAATATTCCAGAGCAGAATTTGTAAAGATGATTCCGATGGAAAACGATTTGTTTGATATCTCTGCTAGCAGGATTCAGTTTCTTGGTTTAAAATGGAGCTATGACCAAGACCAACCAGACATTCACATTAAAAATATAAAGCTCAATGAGGTAGATGCGAACATTTTCCGAAGCAAAATCCCGAAGGACAATCCTAAAGAAAAATTGCTTTATTCTAAATTGCTTAGAAATATTAAATTCCCTTTGTTGGTTGATAATCTTAATCTTATAAACTCCAGATTGGTGTACGAAGAAGACAAGCCAGACGCAAATGGACCAGGAAAAGTTATCTTTTCTAATTTTAATATGAATGTCAAAAATCTCAACTCTAATAAGAAAAAAGGAGCCGACACAAAGGTTCCGATAGCGATCAACTGTCAATTTATGGAGGTATCACCCATGAAGGTCAACTGGAATTTCGATACTGCCAATTTGCGAGATCAGTTTACCTTTTCTGGTTACATCAATAATCTCCCGGCTCATGATATCAATCCTTTTATCCAACCTTATATGAATATTACAGCAACAGGATTAATCACCAGTCTTAATTTTGACTTTAAAGGAAATAACGATCTTATGAACGGAAAATTCCGAATCGCTCACAAAGATCTAAAAGTGAATGTGTTGGATCAAAAAACTAAGGAAAAGAAAAAGTTTTTGTCGGCAGTTGTTAATATGATTGTAAGAAAAGATTCAAAACCATTTCCGGAATCTGTTGATGTATATGTGGAAAGAAACAAGGAGAGATCGTTCTTTAACCTATTCTGGAAAGGCATAGAAGACGGTTTAAAAAAGACTTTGGTCAGTATTAATGTTGATAAAGTGAAAAAGAATGTAGAAGAGGTTAAAAAAACTGTGAAAGAAACAAAAACAAAAATTAAAAAAGCCAAGGAGAATATTTCTAAAACTGTAAAATAA
- a CDS encoding IS5 family transposase, with amino-acid sequence MLGKIKQDLQQNLFKTRLTELINMDHPLVKLAHEISWDKIEAEFEGLFSKEGRPSIAVRKIAGMLLLKEMFKESDESVVERWIENAYWQYFTGEDFFQTEQPFDPSNFVHFRKRIGERGLEFLLGQSVSLHPKAKTEDEVQIDTTVQEKNITFPTDAKLAKKVIDNCVKIAEKEAVVQRQSYKRVSKQLLRSAYFGHHPKRQKNARMARKKLRTIGKRLLRELERKLPESVLKDYREIFAIYLKALTQEKTTKDKIYSLHESQVACIAKGKSGKNYEFGTKVAVVRGRKTGIISSVKRFSGNPHDSKTLEESLSQSERVRKSVGGTRPKKAATDRGFRGIKEVEGTLILLPTKKEKTRYGQQVARLRFRARAAIEPCISHLKRNHSLGLNFLKGVAGDIHNALLAGIGYNLKMRLNQIKQQILFWLEVVLKIFLGKYNFQNEKLAF; translated from the coding sequence ATGTTAGGAAAAATAAAACAGGATTTACAGCAAAATTTATTCAAGACCAGACTTACCGAGCTTATTAATATGGATCATCCACTTGTAAAATTAGCGCATGAGATTTCTTGGGATAAAATAGAAGCTGAGTTCGAGGGTTTATTTTCAAAAGAAGGAAGACCCTCTATTGCGGTTCGCAAAATAGCAGGAATGCTTTTGCTCAAGGAAATGTTTAAAGAAAGTGATGAAAGTGTAGTAGAAAGATGGATTGAGAATGCTTATTGGCAATATTTTACAGGTGAGGATTTTTTCCAAACAGAACAGCCCTTTGATCCGAGCAATTTTGTACACTTCAGAAAGAGAATTGGGGAGAGGGGTTTGGAATTTCTTTTGGGACAAAGCGTTTCTCTTCATCCAAAAGCCAAAACAGAAGATGAAGTTCAGATTGATACTACCGTTCAGGAGAAGAATATCACTTTTCCTACGGATGCCAAGCTGGCAAAAAAAGTAATAGATAATTGTGTAAAAATAGCCGAAAAAGAAGCTGTTGTACAAAGGCAAAGCTACAAAAGAGTAAGCAAACAATTGTTACGGTCTGCTTATTTTGGACACCATCCCAAAAGACAGAAGAATGCTAGAATGGCAAGGAAAAAACTCAGAACAATCGGCAAAAGATTGCTTCGGGAATTGGAAAGAAAGCTTCCGGAAAGCGTTTTGAAAGATTATCGGGAAATATTTGCAATTTACCTCAAAGCTCTTACTCAGGAGAAAACTACCAAGGACAAGATTTACAGCTTGCATGAATCACAGGTTGCCTGTATTGCGAAAGGAAAATCGGGAAAGAATTATGAGTTTGGGACCAAAGTTGCGGTAGTAAGAGGTAGGAAAACAGGCATCATCAGCTCAGTAAAAAGATTTTCCGGTAACCCTCACGATAGTAAAACTCTTGAAGAATCATTGTCACAAAGTGAACGGGTAAGAAAATCAGTCGGAGGAACAAGACCTAAGAAAGCAGCTACAGACCGAGGATTTAGAGGAATCAAAGAAGTAGAAGGCACCTTAATTCTGCTTCCCACAAAAAAAGAAAAAACAAGATATGGGCAGCAAGTTGCAAGATTAAGATTCCGTGCAAGAGCAGCAATAGAACCCTGTATTTCACATTTAAAAAGAAACCACTCCTTAGGATTAAACTTCCTTAAAGGAGTGGCTGGAGATATTCATAACGCCCTATTAGCAGGGATTGGATACAATTTGAAGATGAGATTGAACCAAATCAAACAACAAATTCTTTTTTGGCTCGAAGTTGTTCTCAAAATCTTCTTAGGCAAGTATAATTTTCAAAATGAAAAATTAGCTTTTTAA
- the secA gene encoding preprotein translocase subunit SecA, with protein MSFLNTVLKSFLGDKNAKDLKEVKKVVAKIKAAEPNIQTLTDDGLREKTAEFKEKIKSATAKFTSQIDEIKEQIKNSTNVDEKEALFGKIESLKKDSYQVEEKVLNEILPEAFALVKETSRRLAQNGEIRVTATDRDRELASYKDFVSIEGETAVWKNSWDAAGTPVVWDMVHYDTQFIGGAVLHSGKIAEMATGEGKTLVGTLPIYLNALPGRGVHVVTVNDYLAKRDSAWMGPLYEFHGLTIDCIDNHQPNSDARRKAYQASITYGTNNEFGFDYLRDNMVTNPTELVQGELNFAIVDEVDSVLIDDARTPLIISGPVPQGDRQEFDVLKPSIDRIVEVQKKTVSAIFNEAKKLIANGNTKEGGFKLLQAYRGLPKNRQLIKFLSESGNRALLQKVEGQYMADNNRDMPIVDKDLYFVIDEKNNQIDLTDKGVEYMSAGNEDQNFFVLPDIATEIADLEKKNLSKEEEFAAKEELYRDFAVKSERVHTMNQLLKAYTLFEKDDEYVVIDGEVKIVDEQTGRIMDGRRYSDGLHQAIEAKENVKIEAATQTFATITLQNYFRMYNKLAGMTGTAETEAGEFWQIYKLDVVVIPTNRPIQRDDKQDLVFKTNREKYNAVIEEIEKLTAAGRPVLVGTTSVEISQLLSRALQLRKIQHQVLNAKLHKKEAEIVAGAGGPGVVTIATNMAGRGTDIKLKPEVKEAGGLAIIGTERHDSRRVDRQLRGRAGRQGDPGSSQFYVSLEDNLMRLFGSERIAKMMDRMGHKEGEVIQHSMISKSIERAQKKVEENNFGVRKRLLEYDDVMNKQRDVIYKRRKNALFGDHLKYDIVNMIYDTAASIVTQTKATGNYKDFEFEIIKHFTMDAPVTEAEFASTQIPALTDIVFKKAKEDYDLRLNLLKEKAYPIIENVYLNQGSMFKMIQVPFTDGTKTMTIVTDLKEAYETKCESLITDFEKNISLAIIDENWKTHLREMDDLRRSSQGAVYEQKDPLVIYKQESFYLFSEMVDQVNKEIVSFLYKGEIPA; from the coding sequence ATGAGTTTTTTAAATACAGTTCTTAAAAGTTTTTTGGGAGACAAAAATGCAAAAGATTTAAAAGAAGTAAAAAAAGTTGTCGCAAAAATTAAAGCAGCAGAACCAAACATCCAGACATTGACAGATGATGGATTGCGAGAAAAAACAGCAGAATTCAAAGAAAAAATCAAATCTGCCACTGCTAAATTCACTTCCCAAATTGACGAAATAAAAGAGCAGATTAAAAACTCGACCAACGTAGATGAAAAAGAAGCTCTTTTTGGCAAAATAGAATCTCTGAAAAAAGATTCTTATCAAGTGGAGGAAAAAGTTCTTAATGAGATCCTTCCGGAGGCATTTGCTTTGGTCAAGGAAACTTCCAGACGTCTTGCTCAAAACGGCGAAATCCGTGTAACCGCTACAGACAGAGATAGAGAACTTGCTTCGTACAAAGACTTTGTTTCGATAGAAGGGGAAACCGCTGTCTGGAAAAACAGCTGGGATGCAGCCGGAACGCCGGTGGTTTGGGATATGGTTCACTATGATACACAATTTATAGGTGGTGCCGTTCTTCACTCTGGGAAAATCGCAGAGATGGCAACCGGTGAAGGTAAAACATTGGTGGGAACACTTCCAATTTATCTGAACGCGCTTCCTGGGCGTGGTGTACACGTAGTAACCGTGAACGATTATCTTGCAAAAAGAGACTCGGCGTGGATGGGTCCTTTGTACGAGTTCCACGGATTGACCATAGATTGTATTGATAATCACCAGCCTAACTCAGACGCCAGAAGAAAAGCCTATCAGGCAAGCATTACCTACGGAACCAATAACGAATTTGGTTTTGATTACCTGAGAGATAATATGGTAACAAATCCGACTGAACTTGTTCAGGGCGAATTGAATTTTGCCATCGTGGATGAGGTAGATTCTGTATTGATTGATGACGCTAGAACGCCATTGATTATCTCAGGACCTGTTCCGCAAGGTGACAGACAGGAGTTTGATGTTCTGAAACCTTCCATTGACAGAATTGTAGAAGTTCAGAAAAAAACGGTTTCTGCTATTTTCAACGAAGCTAAAAAACTGATTGCCAACGGAAACACTAAAGAAGGTGGATTCAAATTGCTTCAGGCTTACAGAGGTCTGCCAAAAAATAGACAATTGATTAAGTTCTTGTCAGAAAGCGGAAATCGTGCATTGCTACAAAAAGTTGAAGGTCAATATATGGCGGACAATAACCGTGATATGCCTATCGTGGATAAAGATCTTTACTTTGTTATTGATGAGAAGAACAATCAGATTGATTTGACCGACAAAGGTGTAGAATATATGTCAGCGGGTAATGAAGATCAAAACTTCTTCGTCCTTCCGGACATTGCTACAGAAATTGCGGATCTTGAAAAGAAAAATCTTTCCAAAGAAGAAGAGTTTGCTGCGAAAGAAGAACTGTACAGAGATTTCGCAGTAAAATCCGAGCGTGTTCATACAATGAATCAGTTGCTAAAGGCTTATACATTATTCGAAAAAGATGATGAGTATGTGGTAATTGATGGTGAAGTAAAAATCGTAGATGAGCAAACAGGTCGTATCATGGACGGACGTCGTTATTCAGACGGACTTCATCAAGCAATTGAAGCCAAGGAAAATGTAAAGATCGAAGCAGCAACTCAGACCTTCGCTACGATTACTTTGCAGAATTATTTCCGTATGTATAACAAACTGGCCGGTATGACCGGAACGGCGGAAACCGAAGCAGGAGAATTCTGGCAGATTTACAAATTGGATGTTGTGGTAATCCCTACCAACAGACCAATCCAGAGGGATGACAAACAAGATTTGGTTTTCAAAACCAATCGTGAAAAATATAATGCAGTAATTGAAGAAATCGAGAAACTTACCGCAGCAGGAAGACCTGTTTTGGTTGGTACCACCTCCGTGGAGATTTCCCAGTTGCTTTCAAGAGCTTTACAGTTAAGAAAAATTCAGCACCAGGTTCTCAATGCGAAACTTCACAAAAAAGAAGCGGAGATTGTAGCTGGAGCTGGTGGACCAGGCGTCGTGACGATTGCAACCAATATGGCAGGTAGAGGTACCGATATCAAGCTAAAACCGGAAGTGAAAGAAGCAGGTGGACTGGCCATCATTGGTACAGAAAGACATGACTCCCGCCGTGTGGACAGACAGCTAAGAGGTAGAGCTGGACGACAGGGAGACCCGGGAAGCTCTCAGTTCTATGTTTCTTTGGAAGATAATCTGATGCGCCTTTTCGGTTCCGAGAGAATTGCTAAGATGATGGACAGAATGGGTCATAAAGAAGGTGAAGTGATTCAGCATTCTATGATTTCTAAGTCTATCGAGAGAGCTCAGAAAAAAGTGGAGGAGAACAACTTTGGTGTCAGAAAAAGACTGTTGGAGTATGATGATGTAATGAATAAGCAGCGTGATGTGATCTATAAAAGAAGAAAGAACGCTTTGTTTGGTGATCATCTGAAGTATGACATCGTGAATATGATTTACGACACCGCTGCATCTATTGTAACACAGACCAAAGCTACAGGAAATTATAAAGATTTCGAATTTGAGATCATCAAGCATTTCACAATGGACGCGCCTGTAACTGAAGCAGAATTTGCAAGCACGCAGATTCCTGCACTAACAGATATCGTATTTAAAAAAGCGAAAGAAGATTATGATCTGAGATTAAACCTTTTGAAAGAAAAAGCGTATCCAATCATCGAGAATGTGTATCTAAACCAAGGTTCCATGTTCAAAATGATACAAGTTCCTTTCACAGATGGAACTAAAACAATGACCATTGTTACAGATTTAAAAGAAGCTTACGAAACCAAATGCGAATCATTGATTACAGATTTTGAAAAGAATATTTCATTGGCAATCATTGATGAAAACTGGAAAACACACCTAAGAGAAATGGATGACCTAAGACGTTCTTCACAAGGTGCTGTTTATGAGCAAAAAGACCCTTTGGTGATTTACAAACAAGAGTCTTTCTACCTGTTTAGTGAAATGGTAGATCAGGTGAATAAAGAAATTGTTTCTTTCTTATACAAAGGCGAGATCCCTGCATAA